Proteins encoded by one window of Salicibibacter halophilus:
- a CDS encoding MFS transporter, whose protein sequence is MEQTSTDKEKLPLISLLALSFISFTIIVTELLPAGVLLEMSADLGTSEAQIGMLVSVYAIASTVVAIPGIACQEKMLRLL, encoded by the coding sequence ATGGAGCAAACATCTACAGATAAAGAAAAACTACCCCTTATCAGTTTACTCGCCTTATCATTCATTTCATTCACCATCATCGTCACTGAACTGTTGCCTGCCGGTGTACTTCTTGAAATGAGTGCTGATCTGGGAACTTCAGAGGCTCAAATCGGCATGCTTGTTTCCGTTTATGCGATCGCATCTACAGTAGTTGCCATTCCCGGAATTGCTTGTCAAGAAAAGATGTTGCGACTTCTATGA